The genomic segment CCCTTTTTCCCTGCGCCGCTAAACGTTGCGGACACCTTGGGTGGGTGGGGGGGGGTGGTCGGCAAACCACGCCACAACGGGGGGTGGCAGGAGGCCGTGCCCACATTGCCGTGGTCGTTCGCGGCTTGACGCTCTTTGTGTTCCTCTCCCAAGGTTAGCATTACATGAATATCCTCAACATCAGACTACCAAGATGCGTCCGAAATGTCAACGGGATTCCGATCAATAACAGCCTTCCAATTTTTTATTCAGTGCATATGGCGTGCCAATCGCCCTAATTTTTTGCATATAACTATTAAGTGCAATAAAAAGAAGCACTTACAAGAAAACATATGCCGCCGCAGATGTTGGCCTCTTTGGGTTCGGCAGGGCGGTTTTCCAGGATATGGGCGTTTTTTTTCCAAAAGATGGATTGCCCCTTTTTGACGGCCCCATTTTCCACCGGTTCGGGGGCACCATGCCCGCCCACTGCAACCCCGCCTCATACCCGCAGTTTCAGATGACGAGAGGCCCCTCCGGACTGCACATCATCATCCCGAACGCGGTCACAAGACCATCGTGCCTCTGTGGAGGAGGCCCTGACAAAAAACGGGGCGGGGTCTGCGGCAAAGGTGCGGGAACCCCGCCCCGGTTCTCTCATGGCTGCAGAATCACAGACAGAAATGTCTATGCCACGTTGGGGAACACGTTCACGCTTTCTCTTTTTGGCGGGGGCGCGAAATGCGGCTCAGAACAGGTAACTGTATCCCAGCGCCACGGAGAGGGCGCCCGCGCTCAGGGTGCTGCCCTTGCCCAGCAGGGAGAAGGGCTCGTTGCCCCGGCCCGTGTCCCGCATGCGGTGGTGGGGCGCCCAAATGCCTACCAGGTGTATCTCGTTCCTGTCATTGAACTTGTGGGTGAAGCCCGCCGTCCAGTGGTGCTCGACGGTTACCGGCACCAGGGCGCTGAGGAAGACATGGTCTTCCTGGATGGGGGTGGTGGTGAAGGCGTACCCGGCCATGAGGGTCCATTTTTCGTGGGCCTTCCATTCCACGCCGGCCTTCACCCCGTGCTGGTCCTTCCACATGAACCCGCCCTTGGTCATCAGGTCGCCGCCGTAGGTGGGGATGCCCTCCCAGTTCAGCCATTTGTAGTCCAGGGTGAGTTCCAGTTTCGGGCTGACAGTGTACGCCAGACCCGTCTGCACTGTGCGCGGGGTGTCCAGGGCGGAGCTAAGCAGGTCCCCGTATTTGTCCATGGCCTTGGTCCAGTGGCGCGAGGTGTAGTTGATACCCCAGGCCCACTTTTCCCATCGCTTATATATGCCCAGTCCGAAGCCCGCGCCCCAGGCCTCATCCCACTCATGGTTTTCCTGCGCGGCGCGCAGGTTCAGGGTGAGATGGTCCGTGCGGAACCGCGACAGGGAACCGTGCAGGCCCAGGCCGACCGCCCAGCCATTGTCAAACTCATAGCCATAGGCGAGCACGCCGCGAATGTGCTGGTAGCCCAGCCGCCGGTCGCAATTTGCCCCGAGTATCTGGCTCAGCCAGGTCCGTGAATAAGGGTAATCCACCCCGGACCCGCTCGGGATAAAGATGCCGCCGCCCAGGGTGCCCGTTTCCAGGGGCCAGATGAATCCGGTGGACACGATGTTGGCGATGATGTCCGACTCCAGTTTGCCGTCAAACCGGTTGCCGATGACGCCGCGCGGGTTAAGTTCGACATCCGTAAAGACGGTGTACCAGTTCAAGTCAAGGCGGCGGTCCAATTCCACAATGGAGGCCGGGTTCATGTAGCTCCAGTAGGCGCTTCGCGGACTGGCCACACCGCTTGAGGCGCGGCCCAACTGCTGCGCGTCGTTGCCCAGCAGAAAGACCCCCTCACTGGCCTGGACGGTCAAGGCGGAAAGCACGGTAATGGCAAGGAGCGTAATTCCCAGCATGCGCCTTGACAAAGCAATAAAATACAGTTTTGCCATGTTTTCTTGACCTTATGAATGTGCCCAAACGAACCCTTGCAGCCTTAGCTGGGCCTTTTATAGCACATTGAATACCAATAAATCAATAAATTAGTATTTATGCCTATATTGGCATTTCGCCGTTTTCATCGTTTGAAACGGTGGGGATTAACAAGCGAAGGGGGAGGTGAAGAAGCATCAGTATGGCATATGGGCGTGGCACGGGTGTTCCGCCTGGGGGGCCTTCCAATAATCCCAGTTCCACGCAACAGACAGGATTTTCCACAACAAGCCCAATCCAGAGCCGTCATTCCCGTGCACGCGGGAATCCGGTAATAACAACAGGTTACCCCAATCCTGTATCTCTGGATTCCCGTTTTCACGGGAATGACGGGGGGAGGGCTTGGTCTTTTCTCCGGTTGTGGCCTTTTTGGCAGGTCCCCTGGGGAGGATTCTGGAGGCCCCTGCGATTTACGGGTTGGCGAAAAACAGAGACGCCCCAAGTGCCTTGGCAAACTTGGGGCGTCAAATAACTTTCAGGACAGAAAAGGACAGCCTAAAAGCGGCGGCTGCTTTGCTCGCGCTCCAGCTCTTCCTGGTATTCAATGCAGTAACGGGCTGCCGGAAAGACTTCCAGGCGTTTTTTTGGAATGGACTTCCCGCTGCCCTCGCAGACACCATAGGTCCCGCTCTTTATGCGCTGGAGGGCGTCATTGATGTCCATGAGCCGTTCCGACTCGCCACTGGCGATGTTCAGTGCGGTCTCCATCTCGAAACTGTCCGTGCCCTTTTCCGCGTAACTGGTCAGGTCTCCGCCATTGTCGCGGCCCGACTCCGTGCGGGAGGCGTGTTCAATGCTCCGAATGCTTCCTGTGAGTTTGTCCCGCTCTTCCAGCAGTAACTTTTCAAACTTTTTCAGTTCGACCTTACTCAACATGCAAACCAACCTCCTGATCGCTTTCAACCACCACAACAGGCCACTGAGCCCGATAAACGCGTCTTGAACAGGCACGCCGTGGCCAAATATTCCGCGCGAAGCGCAGAGAATGTATCACAGAATGCCTCAAAAAGCAACACGAAAAGATTTTATCAGTATGCGCATTATTCGGACAAGAGTTTGTCCCGAAGCGCGGCCAACTGGTCTGAAAGCAGGGTGTTCATCAATTCGCCGCCGGAACTGCGCGGCGGGGCGGACTGCTGGTCATTAGAACGTGACGGTGCGCGGCGCTTGTCGGGGGCGTTGTCCCTGTGCCTGTCCCGTCCGTCGGCCGATGCGGGCCTTCTGCGGCCGCCCTGCCTGTCCTCCTGGGGACCGTCCCGGCGGGGTTCCCTTGCATCCCGAAAACCGGTCCGCTGCCCGACACCCCGCTGTGCGGTGTCGTCCTGTGCGATCCGTTCGGGCGGAGGCAGCAAAGCGCGAATCGAGAGGGAAATCCGCCGGGACTCGGCGTCCACCCTCATGACCCTGGCCTTGACCACATCACCCACCTTCACCACCTCATTGGCGTCGCGCACAAAGCCGGCCGCCAGCTCGGAGAGGTGGATGAGGCCCTCCTTGCCGGCGCCAAAGTCCACGAACACGCCGAAACTGGCGATATTGGTGATTTTTCCCTCAACCACGGCGCCTTCCTGGACCGCCGCCAAGTCGGGTTCCTGACGGCGCGGGCGCGGCGCGGGCGCCTGATAGCGGCCCCGGGGATCGGTCCAGGGTTCGGCCAGTTCCCGGCGCCAGTCCGCCCGGGTGCGCTCCCCGAAGAAGGGGGAGGCCGCACTGGAGAAATCCAGTGAGTCCACCGTCCCGCCGAAGGGAAGCGAGGCGGAATCGAGCCCCGCCGCGGCCAGCGCGGCGCCCACCGCCTCATACGCCTCGGGATGGATGCGCGTCGCGTCCAGGGGCTGGTCCCCGCCGGTCACACGCAGGAATGCCGCGCAGTGATGCTGGGTTTTTTCGCCTATGCCGGACACGGAGAGCAACTGGGCGCGGTTTTTGAAGCCCCCGTTCTTCTCGCGCTCGGCGGCCAGGTTCTGCGCGGCGCCCATCTGCATGCCGCACACATACCGCAGCGCGTGCACGGGGGCGGTGTTCAGGTCCACCCCGACGCGGCAGACGCAGTACTCCACCGTCCGGAAAAGGGCCTCCTGCAGGAGACGCTGGTTCACCTCGCGGGTATGGGGGCCGACGGCGAGGGCGCGGGGCTCAATCTTGATCATTTCGAAAAGCGGGTCCTGGCAGCGTCTTCCGAGAGAGACGGCGGCCCTAAGGGCCGTCTCCATTTCGGGAAGCTCCTTCTCCGCAAGAGGCGACTGGGCATAGGCGCTCAGGCCCGCCTCAGGCACATGCAGCAGATGTGCGGAGTGTGCCCGGCGGCCCCGGAGCATGTTCTGCACCTTGCGGCCCGTCTGGCGCCCCGCCCCGCTGTTTCCGACGGCGACAATCCCGATGCCGTGCCGTTCGAGCAGCGCGGGCAGGATTGATTCAAGAGAATTTTCGGCGGAGTCCGGGCCGTTGACGGCCGTTGCCGTTTCAAGCACACCCCCCCGGGCGTCCAGCGCGGCGAGGGAGGCGCCGCCCTCCCGTTCCGCGTGAACGGCCAGCACGGGCACGGGCCCGGCGGGTTGGGACATCAGGGCGGCCTCCACCTGTCCGCGCAGTTCCCTCACCAGCGCCTCGTCGGCGGCGCGCCGCGCCTCGGCCAGCACCTGCTCCTCCAGTTCCACCCGGAGCAGGCGCCGGTAGGCGTCGTGTGCCGCCGCCGTGATCTCCGGCGCGAAAGAGCTTTCCGGGTCCTTCACAAAGCGCGCCGTGATGGCGGCCAGCACCGGTTCCTCTTCCAGAACCAGCTCCACCCGCAGCACGCCGATTTTCATGCCCCGCATGACGGCCAGCAGGTCCGTGGCGCCCACCTTGCCGAGGGGTTTGGCGTAGTCGAAATAGGCCGTGTAGCGGTCGCGCTGCGCGCCCAGGTACTTGGTGGCGGTGGCGGTGAACAGCGCGCGCCCGCGCAGGGCCGCGCGGACCATGCGCCGCACCTCCGCGTCGCTGGCGATGCGCTCGGCGACAATATGCCGCGCGCCCTCCAGGGCCTCCTCAACCGACAGCACCTGCCGCTCGGGGCAGACATACTGCTCGACGACGAACTCGACAGGTCCGGGGTGGGGAATTTGGACCCAGAGATAATCCGCGAAGGGTTCCAGACCGCGCTGCGCGGCCAGGGCCGCCTTGGTGTGTTTCTGCTTCTTGAACGGGAGGTACAGGTCCTCCAGCGTGAGCGGGTCGGAGCATGCCTCCAGCGCGGCGGAGAGGGACTCCGTCATGCGCCCGAGGGCGTCCACGTTCGCCCGCGCCGCGTCGCGCCGGTTGCTCAGCGCCGTGAACTGGAGGTTCCGCTGCTCGATGATTTCGAGCCGCCGCTCGTCAAGCCCCCCTGTGGCGTCTTTTCGGTAGTGCGCGATAAACGCCACCGCCCCGCCCCGGTCAAGCAGTTCCACCGCGGCGGCCACCTGCGCGGTGCCCGCGCCAACCTCCGCGGCAATCATTTCGAGAAAGCGTGCTTCGATCATGACTGGCTCCAGTGCTTGCGCAAAACGCGCGAACTATACCAGAATGCGCCATTTTAAGCAACGTTTGCGCGGGCTGGGGTTACGGCAAACTCATTTAATACTGCTGAATTCCATTTTCCCACGCTTATGCAAACACTGCCACCCCCGTCATCCCGGTTTTTCTTGCTCTTGCTCTTGCTCTTTATCTTGCTCTAGTCCTGTTTCAGCGGAGCGGCATGCCCATTGGCCATGGGAAAATCATTGAACATCAAAAGACCATGAAATTTCCTGTGGTGGAAATGCCGTCCGACATGACCGGGCACACGCCGGCAGCAGGAGAAGAGGCTGCGGTGTGCGGAAAACCGGATTCGATTGGGGATCTGGAGCAAGAGCAAGATAAAGAGCAAGAGCAAGAACAAATGCTCACGCCAATCTGCCAGAGAGGGCGTGTCACATCGCCGCAATTATGACGCGTTTGCCCTGGGGCTGGGGTTACGGCGCGGGCCGGGCCGGTCAGCCTTCCGGACGTTCCACCAGGTGGGTCCAGTAGCGGCGCGGCATCAATTTGCGCTGGAGCGCGGGATTGGTCCTTTCAGCCACGGAAATGGTCCGGGTGAATTGCCGCCACAGTTGCCGGAAGGTCTCCTCCGCGTCGGACAGGGGCATGTCCCCGGGGTAGGGCGCCGTTGCGGGCAGCAGCTCCGCGCCGTCCCAAAGCACGGCGACACCCCGGTTCACATCATGGATGACCCACTGCTCACGGGGGAGCCGCGCCTGGAAATGGGCGGCCAGGGGAAGCAGCACATTGTGGTCCGGGCTGCACCGCGCGTAGAGCGTCCCGTCACCGAGTTCCGAGAAGCGGAGGAGCCCGCATAGCCGGTGCGCCTCGAAGCCTACCCGCTGCGCCAGGGCACGCACCTCCCGGACCGACGGGTCCTGCCGCATGCCCAGCACGCATCGCCCCCTTTCCAGGGTCAGCAGGATGAACGCCGCCAGCGCGCTTTCCGCGCCCGGTGTCTCCGCCAGAAAACAGCGGCAGACCTCATCCATTGTGGCACCGCCCCCCGCAAGCGCCAGTCGCCCCGCCAGCCGCCGCGCACGGTCCGGGTCCGGCGGCACGGTCACCGTCTCCATCAGCCAGCCGTCGGACCGGTCGGCGGACTCGACAACCGGGCGCCGCGCACCCAGCGCATGGGCCTCGGCGCAGGCGCACAGGAAACCCTCGAATCCCCCGCCGTACAAATATAAAACGTCCGTGTCCGCCATCAGAACAGTTCCAGTTGAAAGGGCCGTCCGGACTGGGGGAGGGCGCGCCGTGACGGCGCGGTCAGCAGTTCCCGCGTCCGCAGGGGATTCCATCCGCCCTCGACCGCATGCTTTCCCCCGCAGAGGACGAAATGGCATGCCCGTTTCACCACCACGCCCAGCACCTTGAGGTCTGCATGGTAAAGGCGTCCATGCCGGCGCGCCGCGATGATGCGCCGCGCGGATTTCACACCGATGCCCGGAATGCGCAGCAGGGTCTCGTAGGCGGCCGTGTTCACCTCGACGGGGAACTGCTCCGGATGACGCAGCGCCCAGGATGTTTTTGGGTCCAGCGACTCGTCCAGGTTCGGCAGGGACTCGTCCAGCAATTCGTCCACGGTGAACCCGTAAAAACGCAGCAGCCAGTCCGCCTGGTACAGCCGGTGTTCCCGGAGCATGGGCGGGGCCGCCATTGGCACGGGCAGGCGGT from the Candidatus Hydrogenedentota bacterium genome contains:
- a CDS encoding TIGR03915 family putative DNA repair protein; this translates as MADTDVLYLYGGGFEGFLCACAEAHALGARRPVVESADRSDGWLMETVTVPPDPDRARRLAGRLALAGGGATMDEVCRCFLAETPGAESALAAFILLTLERGRCVLGMRQDPSVREVRALAQRVGFEAHRLCGLLRFSELGDGTLYARCSPDHNVLLPLAAHFQARLPREQWVIHDVNRGVAVLWDGAELLPATAPYPGDMPLSDAEETFRQLWRQFTRTISVAERTNPALQRKLMPRRYWTHLVERPEG
- a CDS encoding S1 RNA-binding domain-containing protein — its product is MIEARFLEMIAAEVGAGTAQVAAAVELLDRGGAVAFIAHYRKDATGGLDERRLEIIEQRNLQFTALSNRRDAARANVDALGRMTESLSAALEACSDPLTLEDLYLPFKKQKHTKAALAAQRGLEPFADYLWVQIPHPGPVEFVVEQYVCPERQVLSVEEALEGARHIVAERIASDAEVRRMVRAALRGRALFTATATKYLGAQRDRYTAYFDYAKPLGKVGATDLLAVMRGMKIGVLRVELVLEEEPVLAAITARFVKDPESSFAPEITAAAHDAYRRLLRVELEEQVLAEARRAADEALVRELRGQVEAALMSQPAGPVPVLAVHAEREGGASLAALDARGGVLETATAVNGPDSAENSLESILPALLERHGIGIVAVGNSGAGRQTGRKVQNMLRGRRAHSAHLLHVPEAGLSAYAQSPLAEKELPEMETALRAAVSLGRRCQDPLFEMIKIEPRALAVGPHTREVNQRLLQEALFRTVEYCVCRVGVDLNTAPVHALRYVCGMQMGAAQNLAAEREKNGGFKNRAQLLSVSGIGEKTQHHCAAFLRVTGGDQPLDATRIHPEAYEAVGAALAAAGLDSASLPFGGTVDSLDFSSAASPFFGERTRADWRRELAEPWTDPRGRYQAPAPRPRRQEPDLAAVQEGAVVEGKITNIASFGVFVDFGAGKEGLIHLSELAAGFVRDANEVVKVGDVVKARVMRVDAESRRISLSIRALLPPPERIAQDDTAQRGVGQRTGFRDAREPRRDGPQEDRQGGRRRPASADGRDRHRDNAPDKRRAPSRSNDQQSAPPRSSGGELMNTLLSDQLAALRDKLLSE
- a CDS encoding outer membrane protein transport protein translates to MAKLYFIALSRRMLGITLLAITVLSALTVQASEGVFLLGNDAQQLGRASSGVASPRSAYWSYMNPASIVELDRRLDLNWYTVFTDVELNPRGVIGNRFDGKLESDIIANIVSTGFIWPLETGTLGGGIFIPSGSGVDYPYSRTWLSQILGANCDRRLGYQHIRGVLAYGYEFDNGWAVGLGLHGSLSRFRTDHLTLNLRAAQENHEWDEAWGAGFGLGIYKRWEKWAWGINYTSRHWTKAMDKYGDLLSSALDTPRTVQTGLAYTVSPKLELTLDYKWLNWEGIPTYGGDLMTKGGFMWKDQHGVKAGVEWKAHEKWTLMAGYAFTTTPIQEDHVFLSALVPVTVEHHWTAGFTHKFNDRNEIHLVGIWAPHHRMRDTGRGNEPFSLLGKGSTLSAGALSVALGYSYLF
- a CDS encoding TraR/DksA C4-type zinc finger protein — encoded protein: MLSKVELKKFEKLLLEERDKLTGSIRSIEHASRTESGRDNGGDLTSYAEKGTDSFEMETALNIASGESERLMDINDALQRIKSGTYGVCEGSGKSIPKKRLEVFPAARYCIEYQEELEREQSSRRF